A genomic stretch from Eretmochelys imbricata isolate rEreImb1 chromosome 24, rEreImb1.hap1, whole genome shotgun sequence includes:
- the LOC144280022 gene encoding uncharacterized protein LOC144280022: protein MLFTKYLLLSLLVVEVQLFLHQLESFLFVNINDTAKIQCSSKEQFLAGGITAQWYRRQEGEAPMLIKRCSDNQNVNKVACISEGHNLTLEIYNAQRNDSGVYYCTDSYIILTFGNGSTLIVGDSYTTSSWVLTLAPSPHGLLSPRIADLACVVHGVSNPVQISWSFSGDLQEQGLMHSLEAKDGSFVFINHISVPMDTWTSGKNFTCDVKFNSSGKSVKKIARYIEAPASECSHYIVPLAAGAGLLLVVVSLSLVWTLCPSALGFQPRVSAPPASEENQGGILYSHLDFDSRNRNRRTMQPLARGKRVKA from the exons ATGCTGTTCACCAAATATCTGCTTTTGTCTTTGCTGG TGGTAGAAGTGCAGTTATTTTTGCACCAACTTGAGTCGTTCCTGTTTGTGAACATTAATGATACAGCGAAGATCCAGTGCTCTTCCAAAGAACAATTTTTAGCAGGAGGTATAACAGCTCAGTGGTACAGGAGACAGGAAGGTGAGGCCCCCATGTTAATTAAGAGATGCTCAGATAATCAAAATGTAAATAAAGTTGCTTGCATATCGGAAGGACACAACTTGACACTGGAAATCTACAATGCCCAACGGAATGACTCGGGGGTTTATTACTGTACCGATTCGTACATCATCTTGACTTTTGGCAACGGATCCACCCTGATTGTTGGAG ACAGTTATACCACCAGCAGCTGGGTGCTGACTCTGGCTCCATCTCCCCacggcctcctctcccccaggatCGCTGATCTGGCTTGCGTGGTCCATGGAGTTTCCAACCCAGTCCAAATTTCCTGGAGTTTTTCTGGGGATCTGCAGGAACAGGGTCTGATGCATTCGCTGGAAGCAAAGGATGGCTCCTTTGTGTTCATAAATCACATCAGCGTCCCCATGGACACCTGGACCAGTGGGAAGAATTTCACCTGTGATGTTAAATTCAACTCTTCTGGCAAGAGCGTTAAGAAAATTGCCCGGTATATTGAAG cccctgccagcgaGTGCTCACATTACATTGTGCCCCTTGCGGCTGGAGCTggtctgctgctggtggtggtgtctCTGAGCCTCGTCTGGACCCTCTGCCCTTCTGCACTAG gattccagcccagggtctcAGCACCCCCAGCTTCCGAGGAGAACCAG GGTGGAATCTTATACTCTCATCTGGATTTTGATTCACGGAATCGCAACAGGCGCACGATGCAGCCATTGGCCAGAGGGAAACGTGTAAAAGCCTGA
- the LOC144279907 gene encoding immunoglobulin kappa light chain-like produces MKMILAEYLVLSSLVLGEQLFLHQTRRIQFVEVNDTAKIHCSSTENLKGGGWKVFWYFRREGETPTCIKRCWDDQNQSKFACKHETHSSTLEISTIQKTESGIYYCAYKYSSYLIFGNGSTLIVGDSYTKSSWVMLLVPFLHDNQVTGTANLACVIHGVSSPVHVSWSVSGELQEQGLTCSLKAKDGSLTLINHISVPMDTWTSGKNFTCEVKFNSSGNSVKKSTRYSAAPARECSHYIVPLAAGAGLLLLVVSLSLVWTLCPSMLGFQPRVSAPPASKEHQDGILYAHLDFDSRNRDGRTMQRLARGKHVKA; encoded by the exons ATGAAAATGATCCTTGCCGAGTATCTGGTTTTATCTTCCTTAG TGCTAGGAGAGCAGTTATTTCTGCACCAGACTCGGCGGATCCAGTTTGTTGAAGTTAATGACACCGCCAAGATCCACTGTTCTTCCACAGAAAACTTGAAAGGAGGAGGATGGAAGGTGTTTTGGTATTTCAGAAGAGAAGGTGAGACACCAACATGCATTAAGCGCTGTTGGGATGATCAAAATCAAAGTAAATTTGCTTGCAAACATGAGACGCACAGCTCGACACTGGAAATCAGCACGATCCAAAAGACGGAGTCTGGCATTTACTACTGTGCATATAAATACAGCAGCTACCTGATCTTCGGGAATGGATCCACGCTGATTGTTGGAG ACAGTTATACCAAGAGCAGCTGGGTGATGCTTCTGGTCCCATTTCTACATGACAATCAAGTCACTGGGACAGCGAATCTGGCCTGTGTGATCCATGGAGTGTCCAGCCCAGTCCATGTTTCCTGGAGTGTttctggggagctgcaggaacagGGGCTGACGTGCTCATTGAAAGCAAAGGATGGATCTTTAACCCTCATAAATCACATCAGCGTCCCCATGGACACCTGGACCAGTGGGAAGAATTTCACCTGTGAAGTCAAATTCAACTCTTCCGGCAACAGTGTGAAGAAAAGTACCAGGTATTCTGCAG cccctgccagggagTGCTCACATTACATTGTGCCCCTTGCGGCTGGAGctggtctgctgctgctggtggtgtctTTGAGCCTCGTCTGGACCCTCTGCCCTTCCATGCTAG gattccagcccagggtctcAGCACCCCCAGCTTCCAAGGAGCACCAG GATGGAATCTTATACGCTCATCTGGATTTTGATTCGCGGAATCGTGACGGGCGCACGATGCAGCGATTGGCCAGAGGGAAACATGTAAAAGCCTGA
- the LOC144279373 gene encoding immunoglobulin kappa light chain-like: protein MNMIFAEYLLLSSLVLGVQLFLHQTQRIQFVEVSDNAKIQCSSTENLEGGSNMFWYLRREGEKPTCIKRCLDDQNVSKFACKHETHSSTLEINNVQKTESGIYYCAYRYSSYLIFGNGSTLIVGDSYTKSSWVMLLVPFPRDSQVTGTANLACVIHGVSSPVHVSWSVSGELQEEGLTRSLKAKDGSLTLINHISVPRDTWTSGKNFTCEVKFNSSGNSVKKSTRYPAAPASECSHYIVPLVAGAGLLLLVVSLSLVWTLCPSTLGLKPRTSAAPASEEHQGGILYAHLDFDSRNHKGRTMQRSAREKRVKA from the exons ATGAACATGATCTTTGCTGAGTATCTGCTTTTATCTTCTTTAG TACTGGGAGTACAGTTATTTCTGCACCAGACTCAGCGGATCCAGTTTGTTGAAGTTAGTGACAACGCAAAGATCCAGTGTTCTTCCACAGAAAACTTGGAGGGAGGAAGTAACATGTTTTGGTATTTGAGAAGAGAAGGTGAGAAACCCACCTGCATTAAGCGCTGTTTGGATGATCAAAATGTAAGTAAATTTGCTTGCAAACATGAGACACACAGCTCGACACTGGAAATCAACAACGTCCAAAAGACTGAGTCTGGCATTTACTACTGTGCATACAGATACAGCAGCTACCTGATTTTTGGGAATGGATCCACGCTGATTGTTGGAG ACAGTTATACCAAGAGCAGCTGGGTGATGCTTCTGGTTCCATTTCCACGTGACAGTCAAGTCACTGGGACAGCGAATCTGGCCTGTGTGATCCATGGAGTGTCCAGCCCGGTCCATGTTTCCTGGAGTGTttctggggagctgcaggaagaggggCTGACGCGCTCATTGAAAGCAAAGGATGGATCTTTAACCCTCATAAATCACATCAGCGTCCCCAGGGACACCTGGACCAGTGGGAAGAATTTCACCTGTGAAGTCAAATTCAACTCTTCCGGCAACAGTGTGAAGAAAAGTACCAGGTATCCTGCAG cccctgccagcgaGTGCTCACATTACATTGTGCCCCTTGTGGCTGGAGctggtctgctgctgctggtggtgtctCTGAGCCTCGTCTGGACCCTCTGCCCTTCCACGCTAG GACTCAAGCCCAGGACCTCAGCAGCCCCAGCTTCAGAGGAGCACCAG GGTGGAATCTTATACGCTCATCTGGATTTTGATTCGCGGAATCACAAGGGGCGCACGATGCAGCGATCGGCCAGAGAGAAACGTGTAAAAGCCTGA
- the LOC144279908 gene encoding immunoglobulin kappa light chain-like: protein MKMIFAEYLLLSSLVLGVQLFLHQTQRIQFVEVGDTAKIHCSSTENLEGESNMFWYLRREGEKPTCIKHCLDDQNVSKFACKHETHSLTLEINNVQKTESGIYYCAYRYSSYLIFGNGSTLIVGDSYTKSSWVMLLVPFPHGSQVTGTANLACVIHGVSSPVHVSWSVSGELQEHGLTHSLKAKDGSLTLINHISIPMDTWTSGKNFTCEIKFNSSGNSVKKSTRYPAAHPSGCASQTVRYAVAMFLGVLLVSLSLAWSHCCSNPGSTAYAQLEFDSRNRNQSTEQRPVKGKRGKS from the exons ATGAAAATGATCTTTGCCGAATATCTGCTTTTATCTTCTTTAG TGCTAGGAGTGCAGTTATTTCTGCACCAGACTCAGCGGATCCAGTTTGTTGAAGTTGGTGACACCGCAAAGATCCACTGTTCTTCCACAGAAAACTTGGAGGGAGAAAGTAACATGTTTTGGTATTTGAGAAGAGAAGGTGAGAAACCCACCTGTATTAAGCACTGTTTGGATGATCAAAATGTAAGTAAATTTGCTTGCAAACATGAGACACACAGCTTGACACTGGAAATCAACAACGTCCAAAAGACTGAGTCTGGCATTTACTACTGTGCATATAGATACAGCAGCTACCTGATTTTTGGGAATGGATCCACGCTGATTGTTGGAG ACAGTTATACCAAGAGCAGCTGGGTGATGCTTCTGGTCCCATTTCCACATGGCAGTCAAGTCACTGGGACAGCGAATCTGGCCTGTGTGATCCATGGAGTGTCCAGCCCAGTCCATGTTTCCTGGAGTGTTTCGGGGGAACTGCAGGAACACGGGCTGACGCACTCATTGAAAGCAAAGGATGGATCTTTAACGCTCATAAATCACATCAGCATCCCCATGGACACCTGGACCAGTGGGAAGAATTTCACCTGTGAAATAAAATTCAACTCTTCTGGCAACAGTGTGAAGAAAAGTACCAGGTATCCTGCAG CCCATCCCAGCGGGTGTGCGTCACAGACGGTGCGCTATGCCGTGGCCATGTTCCTGGGGGTGTTGCTGGTGTCCCTGAGCCTGGCCTGGAGTCACTGCTGTTCTAATCCAG GGTCAACCGCTTATGCCCAACTGGAGTTTGATTCAAGGAATCGCAACCAGAGCACAGAGCAGCGACCAGTgaaagggaaaagggggaaatcGTAG